In the Gorilla gorilla gorilla isolate KB3781 chromosome 10, NHGRI_mGorGor1-v2.1_pri, whole genome shotgun sequence genome, one interval contains:
- the RPL41 gene encoding small ribosomal subunit protein eS32 translates to MRAKWRKKRMRRLKRKRRKMRQRSK, encoded by the exons ATGAGAGCCAAG TGGAGGAAGAAGCGAATGCGCAG GCTGAAGcgcaaaagaagaaagatgaggcAGAGGTCCAAGTAA
- the ZC3H10 gene encoding zinc finger CCCH domain-containing protein 10 codes for MSHAYFIHHRVWFRVWWLERHFFRRKRKSDRVGGSLSKLEDRQAAAATTAAAAEPSSDVEVETHRSPGLHLSYLSGHQEWQDKENPELGGTRMPDRDSYANGTGSSSGGPGGGGSEEASGAGAGSGGASSDAICRDFLRNVCKRGKRCRYRHPDMSEVSNLGVSKNEFIFCHDFQNKECSRPNCRFIHGSKEDEDGYKKTGELPPRLRQKVAAGLGLSPADLPNGKEEVPICRDFLKGDCQRGAKCKFRHLQRDFEFDARGGGGTGGGSTGSVLPGRRHDLYDIYDLPDRGFEDHEPGPKRRRGGCCPPDGPHFESYEYSLAPPRGVECRLLEEENAMLRKRVEELKKQVSNLLATNEVLLEQNAQFRNQAKVITLSSTAPATEQTLAPTVGTVATFNHGIAQTHTTLSSQALQPRPVSQQELVAPAGAPAAPPTNAAPPAAPPPPPPHLTPEITPLSAALAQTIAQGMAPPPVSMAPVAVSVAPVAPVAVSMAQPLAGITMSHTTTPMVTYPIASQSMRITAMPH; via the exons ATGTCGCACGCGTACTTCATACACCATAGAGTATGGTTCCGGGTCTGGTGGCTAGAGCGTCACTTCTTCCGCAGGAAGCGGAAGAGCGATCGGGTAGGCGGCTCTTTGTCGAAGCTAGAGGACCGGCAGGCGGCAGCAGCAACTACGGCGGCGGCGGCAG AACCCAGCAGTGATGTGGAGGTGGAGACCCACAGGAGCCCCGGACTTCACCTGAGCTACCTCAG TGGTCACCAAGAGTGGCAAGATAAAGAAAACCCTGAGTTGGGCGGGACCAGGATGCCTGACCGGGACAGCTATGCCAACGGTACCGGGAGCAGCAGTGGAGGCCCTGGAGGTGGTGGCAGCGAGGAGGCcagtggggcaggggcaggcagtGGCGGGGCCAGCTCAGATGCCATCTGTAGAGACTTCTTGAGGAATGTGTGCAAGCGAGGCAAGCGTTGCCGATATCGCCACCCAGACATGAGCGAGGTGTCCAACTTGGGGGTGAGCAAAAACGagttcatcttctgccatgacttCCAGAACAAGGAGTGTAGCCGCCCAAATTGCCGTTTCATCCATGGCTCCAAGGAGGATGAGGATGGCTATAAGAAGACAGGAGAGCTTCCCCCACGGCTGAGGCAGAAAGTAGCAGCTGGCCTTGGCCTTTCACCGGCTGACCTACCAAATGGCAAGGAGGAGGTCCCTATCTGCCGTGACTTTCTCAAGGGTGACTGTCAGAGAGGAGCCAAGTGCAAGTTCCGTCACCTGCAACGGGATTTTGAGTTTGATGCTCGGGGTGGAGGAGGCACTGGTGGGGGCTCAACAGGCTCAGTCCTCCCAGGACGACGTCATGATCTCTATGATATCTATGACCTTCCTGACAGGGGCTTTGAGGACCATGAGCCAGGCCCAAAACGCCGGCGAGGTGGATGCTGCCCCCCTGATGGCCCTCATTTTGAGTCATATGAATATAGTTTGGCTCCACCGCGAGGGGTGGAGTGCAGACTGCTAGAGGAGGAGAATGCCATGCTCAGGAAGCGGGTAGAGGAGTTAAAGAAGCAGGTCAGCAACCTGCTGGCCACCAATGAGGTATTACTGGAACAAAATGCTCAGTTCCGCAATCAGGCCAAGGTCATAACCCTGAGCTCCACTGCACCAGCGACTGAGCAGACTCTGGCCCCCACTGTGGGCACTGTTGCCACTTTTAACCATGGCATTGCCCAGACTCACACTACTCTCAGCAGCCAGGCTCTACAGCCTCGTCCAGTGTCCCAGCAAGAACTGGTGGCCCCTGCTGGAGCTCCAGCTGCTCCCCCAACTAATGCTGCACCTCCTGCTgctccaccacccccacccccacacttgaccccagagatcacgccactgtcaGCTGCCCTGGCTCAAACAATTGCCCAGGGAATGGCACCCCCACCTGTCTCCATGGCTCCTGTGGCTGTATCTGTGGCTCCTGTGGCCCCTGTGGCTGTATCGATGGCCCAACCCTTGGCAGGAATCACAATGAGCCACACCACCACTCCCATGGTGACTTACCCTATCGCTTCCCAGAGCATGCGCATCACGGCCATGCCACACTGA
- the PA2G4 gene encoding proliferation-associated protein 2G4 — protein sequence MSGEDEQQEQTIAEDLVVTKYKMGGDIANRVLRSLVEASSSGVSVLSLCEKGDAMIMEETGKIFKKEKEMKKGIAFPTSISVNNCVCHFSPLKSDQDYILKEGDLVKIDLGVHVDGFIANVAHTFVVDVAQGTQVTGRKADVIKAAHLCAEAALRLVKPGNQNTQVTEAWNKVAHSFNCTPIEGMLSHQLKQHVIDGEKTIIQNPTDQQKKDHEKAEFEVHEVYAVDVLVSSGEGKAKDAGQRTTIYKRDPSKQYGLKMKTSRAFFSEVERRFDAMPFTLRAFEDEKKARMGVVECAKHELLQPFNVLYEKEGEFVAQFKFTVLLMPNGPMRITSGPFEPDLYKSEMEVQDAELKALLQSSASRKTQKKKKKKASKTAENATSGETLEENEAGD from the exons ATGTCGGGCGAGGACGAGCAGCAGGAGCAAACTATCGCTGAGGACCTGGTCGTGACCAAGTATAAGATGGGGGGCGACATCGCCAACA GGGTACTTCGGTCCTTGGTGGAAGCATCTAGCTCAGGTGTGTCGGTACTGAGCCTGTGTGAGAAAGGTGATGCCATGATTATGGAAGAAACAGGGAAAATcttcaagaaagaaaaggaaatgaagaaag GTATTGCTTTTCCCACCAGCATTTCGGTAAATAACTGTGTATGTCACTTCTCCCCTTTGAAGAGCGACCAGGATTATATTCTCAAGGAAGGTGACTTGGTAAAAAT TGACCTTGGGGTCCATGTGGATGGCTTCATCGCTAATGTAGCTCATACTTTTGTGGTTGATGTAGCTCAG GGGACCCAAGTAACAGGGAGGAAAGCAGATGTTATTAAGGCAGCTCACCTTTGTGCTGAAGCTGCCCTACGCCTGGTCAAACCTGGAAATCAG AACACACAAGTGACAGAAGCCTGGAACAAAGTTGCCCACTCATTTAACTGCACGCCAATAGAAG GTATGCTGTCACACCAGTTGAAGCAGCATGTCATCGATGGAGAAAAAACCATTATCCAGAATCCCACAGACCAGCAGAA GAAGGACCATGAAAAAGCTGAATTTGAGGTACATGAAGTATATGCTGTGGATGTTCTCGTCAGCTCAGGAGAGGGCAAG GCCAAGGATGCAGGACAGAGAACCACTATTTACAAACGAGACCCCTCTAAACAGTATGGACTGAAAATGAAAACTTCACGTGCCTTCTTCAGTGAGGTGGAAAGGCGTTTTGATGCCATGCCGTTTACTTTAAG AGCATTTGAAGATGAGAAGAAGGCTCGGATGGGTGTGGTGGAGTGCGCCAAACATGAACTGCTGCAACCATTTAATGTTCTCTATGAGAAGGAGG GTGAATTTGTTGCCCAGTTTAAATTTACAGTTCTGCTCATGCCCAATGGCCCCATGCGGATAACCAGTGGTCCCTTCGAGCCTGACCTCTACAAGTCTGAGATGGAGGTCCAGGATGCAGAGCTAAAG GCCCTCCTCCAGAGTTCTGCAAGTCGAAaaacccagaaaaagaaaaaaaagaag GCCTCCAAGACTGCAGAGAATGCCACCAGTGGGGAAACattagaagaaaatgaagctGGGGACTGA